In the genome of Sphingomonas alpina, the window CTCAGGCTCGAGGCTGCCCTCGATATGAAGATGGAGCTCAGCCTTGGGCAGGCCAGCGATGAAGCGGTCGAGATCGGTCATGCACCATGATCGCGCGGCGCGCTGGGCAGGGCAAGCGGCGATGCGCGTGCCTTGCCCATGAAATCCTGACGGACCGCAGGTTATATCGGCGCGACCCTCCCGCCCGTTCGTGCTGAGCTTGTCGAAGCACCGTTCTTCTTGTCCGAAGTCAGGAACAAGAACGACCCTTCGACAGGCTCAGGGCGAACGGGTTTTATGGATCGTCTGCGTCGCTTAGATCGCCTCCAGCGCCTGTTCGAAATCGGCGATCAGATCGTCCGCATCCTCGACGCCGATCGAGATCCGCACCAGATTGTCGGTGATACCGAGTGCCTGTTTGCGCGCATCGGGCACCGACAGATGGGTCATCGCCGCAGGGTGGCTGGCGAGCGTCTCGGTCCCGCCCAGGCTGACCGCGAGCTTGGCGATCTTGAGCGCATCGAGAAACGCGAACGCTTCTTTTTCCCCGCCCTTGACGATCAGCGAGAAGGTCGACCCCGCGCCGGTGCAGTGGCGGCGATAGATATCGGCCTGGCGCTCCATGCCGGGCGTGCTTTCGAGGAAGCCGAGATAACCGACGCGCTCGACCTTGGGGTGGGTGCGCAGATATTCGCACACCTTGATCGCATTCTCGCCCGCGCGGCTCATGCGCAGTTCGAGCGTCTCCAGGCTGCGCATCAGCATCCAGGCGGTATTGGGGTCGCAGATCGTGCCGATCGTGTTGCGCATCAGCCGGATGGTGTTGATATGCTCCTTCGACCCGAGCACGCCGCCGGCGACGAGATCGCTATGCCCGCCGGCATATTTGGTCAGCGAATAGACCACGATATCGGCGCCGTGCTGCAGCGGCTTGAGCCATAATGGGCCGAGGAACGTATTGTCGATCGCGATCGGCGGCTTGGCGCCCTTGAAGATCGCGTCGCGGCTTGCCGCTACCGCCTGGATATCGACCAGCGCATTGGTCGGGTTGGCCGGGCTTTCGAGATAGATCAGCGCGACGTTGCCGCTCGATGCCTTTTGCAGCACCGCATCGATCTCCTCGCGCGTCGCGCCGGCCGGGAAGTCGAGCCAATGCACCCCGAAGCGGCCGAGGATGCGCGCGATCAGCGTTTCGGTCGCGGCATAGAGCGGGCCGGAATGGACGATCGTGTCGCCCGGCTTGACCATCGACAGGAACAGGGTGGCGATCGCCGACATGCCGGAGGAGAAAGCGAGTGCGTCCTCGGCTTCTTCCCAGATGCCGAGCCGGTCCTCCAGGATCTCCTGATTCGGTCCGTTGAAGCGCGAATAGACCAGTCCTTCCGACCCGCCCGGGCGCTTGCCGGTGACGCCTTCGAAATGGCGCTTGCCCGCCGCCGCATTGGGAAAGACGAAGGTCGAGGTGAGGAAGATCGGTGGCTTCAACGACCCTTCCGACAGCGTCGGGTCATAGCCATGGCCCATCATCATGGTCGACGGCTTCAGCTTGCGGTCGCCGATCTTCTCGACGCTGGCCTTGGGCTTGCCGCGTGGCGGGACGCCGGTCAGATCGGCTTCGGTTTCGTTCTTGTTCGGCATGCTCTATGTCCTGCGGGAAGGAGTGTTGGCCCATCCTAACGCCGGATAGTCGCATTTGATACCGTCCCGGCCGTCATAGGTGAGAACCCCAAAGGAGAAAATCGATGCCTGTTGCGATCGTCTCCATACCCGTCACCGATCTCGATCGCGCGCGTGCCTTTTATGTCGACACCTTGGGCCTCGCGCTTTTGCGCGACGCGCCGATGGGACCGGACATGCGCTGGATCCAGCTGCAGCCGAAAGACGGCGGCGCGACGATCGCGCTGGTCACCTGGTTCGAGCAGCTGAGACCCGGCGGCCAGCAGGGGCTGATGCTCGGGATCGACGATGTGGATGCCGAACATGCGCGACTGACCGCGCTTGGCCTGGAGTTGCCCGCAGTCGCGGAGGAGCCCTGGGGCCGCTATATCATGCTGACTGATCCGGACGGCAACGGCCTGATCCTGTCGCAACTGACAGACCCGCAAGAGATCAGGACGCGCTGAACTCCCCGAGCTCAGCTCGGCGATTGCAAACCGATCAGCGAGATCTGCCGCCCGTAACCCGGCTCACCGCGATGCGTCGCGCGGCGGAAGCTGAAGAAGCGGCCCTCATCGGCATAGGTGTCGAGGCCCAGCGCCTCGATCCGGGTCAGGCCGGCGGTGGCGAGGCGGGCCGTGACATAGGCTTCGAGATCGAACTGATGATGGCCCGGCTTGCCGGGCGCGAAGAAGCGTTCATTGGCCGGGTCGTCGGTTGCGAAGCGCTGCATGAAGCCGTCATCGACCTCATAGCTGGCGCGCGCGATGCACGGTCCGATCGCCGCCGCGATCCGGTCGCGCCGGGCCCCCAGCGCTTCCATCGCGGCAATCGTCGCGTCGGTGACCCCGCCGATCGCACCTTTCCAACCGGCATGCGCCGCGCCGATCACCCCGGCCTGCGGATCGACGAACAGCACCGGCGCGCAATCGGCGGTCAGGATGCCGAGCAGCAGGCCTGGCCGGTCGGTGACCAGCGCGTCGCCGCGCGGGCGTTCGGCAAACGGCGCGGTCACGGCGATCACGTCGGCGGAATGGATCTGGAACGGTGTGACCAGTGTCGCGCCGGGCAGGACAGCATCGGCGGCACGCACACGGTTCTCGGCGACGGCGGCGGGGTCATCCTCCGACCCGATACCGACATTCAGTCCGGCATGAACGCCGGTCGAGACGCCACCGCGCCGGCCGAGAAAGCCGTGGGCTACGCTGCCCAGCGTGCGGCTGCGGGTCAATTCGACGTCGCTCACAGCGCCAGCCGCCAGATCCCGTCGTCATGCACCTGGCCGCCGGTGACGAAGTCGAACCGCCCGACCTTGGCGAAGCCGTGCCGGGCGTAGAAACGCACCGCGCGCACATTGTCGTCGAACACCGCAAGATAGAGTTCGCCCGCGTCATGCGCGCGCGCCGTGTCGATCGCCCAGGCCATCAGCGTGGCGGCCACGCCGGCGCCCTTTACGCCTTCATCGACATAGAGCTGGCGCACCTCCAATGCCCCGGGCACGGCGGCGTCATAGGGCAAGCTCATCGGCATCACCTTGACGTAGCCGACCGGCACGCTGTTCTGAAACGCCGCGCGCCACAGGATTGCAGGGTCGCCCAGGTCGCGCTGCATATGCCCGGACGGACCATAGGCCATATCGAGATAGACGCTCATCTCGGGCGGGGCGATCTTGGCCGCAAAGGTGGCAGCGAAGCTGGTGCGCGCCATCGCCGATAATGCTGCCGCGTCCGCCTGGGTCGGGATACGGTATTCGAGATCGTTCACAGCACCAGCCTCATGAGATTATCGTCATCCACCGTTTCGCCGACGCGAAACGCGTAGCGGCCGATATCGCGAAAGCCGTAGCGTTCATAGAATCGGTGTGCGCGGTGATTGTCGACATAGACGCTGAGGATAATCTCCTTCGC includes:
- a CDS encoding cystathionine gamma-synthase family protein translates to MPNKNETEADLTGVPPRGKPKASVEKIGDRKLKPSTMMMGHGYDPTLSEGSLKPPIFLTSTFVFPNAAAGKRHFEGVTGKRPGGSEGLVYSRFNGPNQEILEDRLGIWEEAEDALAFSSGMSAIATLFLSMVKPGDTIVHSGPLYAATETLIARILGRFGVHWLDFPAGATREEIDAVLQKASSGNVALIYLESPANPTNALVDIQAVAASRDAIFKGAKPPIAIDNTFLGPLWLKPLQHGADIVVYSLTKYAGGHSDLVAGGVLGSKEHINTIRLMRNTIGTICDPNTAWMLMRSLETLELRMSRAGENAIKVCEYLRTHPKVERVGYLGFLESTPGMERQADIYRRHCTGAGSTFSLIVKGGEKEAFAFLDALKIAKLAVSLGGTETLASHPAAMTHLSVPDARKQALGITDNLVRISIGVEDADDLIADFEQALEAI
- a CDS encoding VOC family protein → MPVAIVSIPVTDLDRARAFYVDTLGLALLRDAPMGPDMRWIQLQPKDGGATIALVTWFEQLRPGGQQGLMLGIDDVDAEHARLTALGLELPAVAEEPWGRYIMLTDPDGNGLILSQLTDPQEIRTR
- the pgeF gene encoding peptidoglycan editing factor PgeF gives rise to the protein MSDVELTRSRTLGSVAHGFLGRRGGVSTGVHAGLNVGIGSEDDPAAVAENRVRAADAVLPGATLVTPFQIHSADVIAVTAPFAERPRGDALVTDRPGLLLGILTADCAPVLFVDPQAGVIGAAHAGWKGAIGGVTDATIAAMEALGARRDRIAAAIGPCIARASYEVDDGFMQRFATDDPANERFFAPGKPGHHQFDLEAYVTARLATAGLTRIEALGLDTYADEGRFFSFRRATHRGEPGYGRQISLIGLQSPS
- a CDS encoding GNAT family N-acetyltransferase, producing MNDLEYRIPTQADAAALSAMARTSFAATFAAKIAPPEMSVYLDMAYGPSGHMQRDLGDPAILWRAAFQNSVPVGYVKVMPMSLPYDAAVPGALEVRQLYVDEGVKGAGVAATLMAWAIDTARAHDAGELYLAVFDDNVRAVRFYARHGFAKVGRFDFVTGGQVHDDGIWRLAL